The Brassica napus cultivar Da-Ae unplaced genomic scaffold, Da-Ae ScsIHWf_363;HRSCAF=573, whole genome shotgun sequence genome segment gTTGAGACACGTGTATCAATTGACAGAATACGTCCTCAACCACCACCTGAGAGATCTGGAGCGAAGAAAAGTTATGAGCTAATGCAGGACGTGGAGGCGTTCGACAATGGTGCCTGGTGCGCTGGAAAAGTTAAAGTCATTTTGTTTGATGGCTCGTGTTTTGTCTCTTTGAACAATTCTAAAGAACAAATTTACTTCCACCATTCTGAGATgcgaaaaccaagaaaatgggtagatggtgtttgggagatgacaaaaaaggtaaaacaaatgCCTTGGATCActtgaattgaaaaataatgtCATTTGTTTAATATCTCGGTATTGATTTTCAGATGGAAGAAGAGCAGACGCAGAGTGTGAATCCAagtgaaggagatggtgataaaaaggtatgaaatatttatacatcatactaggaattaagatataaatgtaTCTGAATTTTTGTCATTCAAAAAGGGGAAGGCGAAGGCTGTCGCTTGTAAGAAAAATGAAGCAGCTGGTCCATCAGAAGATGGTGTTGGGAAAATGGCAAAAGaggtaataaaaatgaataagatcCACTTGAATTGAAGTTCAGGTCAATAGTTTGATATATCGGTTTTGTTTCACAGATAGAAGTAAAGCAGGGTAAGAGTGTGAAACCAAGTCAAGACGATCATGCAAAAAaggtataaaaaatatttttacttcatATTAGGAAGGCATTCAAGTATAAAGATAAAAACGATCCTGaatttttgtctttattttaaattaaagggGAAGCCACATGttggtaagaagaagaaagcaaatgCTCAGCCAGTAGATTTGCTTCCTTTTCTACAGCGAGAAGAGAAGAGGCCAATACGACCTAGAAACCCTCCTATACCTGTAACACCTGAGGTAATCCTTCCAATTGATCCATTTGTGACACCTGAATTTCCTCGGTTTTCAAGGCTTACACACTGGATGGATCTACGGGGCATATATCGTGTGTAAGCAACTTTTTGTCCTCGCATAAATAttcctaatttattttgtaaaagtttCGATTGATACTAGTTAATTTTATCAACTACAGACCGTTTTATATCAAtggaaaagaaattgaaaaagagttctttcaaaaaatggacgatgcagaaaacAATCTCAACAAAGAGGTAATCAACACTCTGTTCTGTCTTCTATTTGATTGTGTCATATGTTTAGGAAGAGGTTGAGTTGAGCTATGCTAGATGTCCATGTTATAGCAGTTCTATATGAAGTTTCTAACTATATTGTTACATTGGCAGCACATAAATGTTGCATTTGAAATGCTAAATTGTAAGAGGGTTGAGCAAGGTGCTTGGTTCCGCAACAACAATCTTCCACCAGCATGCTTTGTACCAGTCAAATTCTTAGAAGAGGTTGGGTACGCTTATGAATCTGTCAGGAAgccacataagaaaaaaaaaagttattggaGGGCTGTGTAGGCGAACTTGTGAAAGGTTTAATACATCCAAAGAAGGTATGGCTGGAAGATGTTGATGTTATATATGGTGTCATTGAAGATAAGTTGAGCTGTCACTATATTGGGGTGGAGATACAATTGatggacaacacaatcacaCTCTTCCATTGTGGTCTTCCAAAAGCAAATATCAAACGTGCTCTTAATCAAATCCAAGAACTGGCAGGTAAAATATTagctaatttagaaaataaaagtttgtcaCTTGCTGCTTGTGATTGTGATGCATTtttacatattcattttgttGTCTGTTGGTGATTGATTTATTGTATAATTTTGGGTATTTATGACAGTGTTGATTAGTGCCATAAAGATGGAACTTCTTGGTGAAGAGGTTAATTTCGAAGATATCAGTCCATTTGAAGTTAAGTTTGCAGAAGGGCTTCCAAAGACAAAATTTCCATACAACTGTGGTATTTTTGTTGTGAAGATGCTGGAATGCAGGTCACTGGGATTGAAGAGCATGGctaatataaatgatgaaacTGCGATGGACTTACGAAGCAAGCTATGTTGTGAGATCTTCGACCAGTTTATGGATAAAGATTTCCAGGAAGGTCAAAGGAAGTGAAAATGTCATATTTGTTCTGTTTTCTACACTGTTTTTCTACTTTGATATTAATTATCCCTAACGTTTAAGTTTAAGTTTGTAATGAATTATCCCTAAcgtttttttcatttagattGTTATTGAAAATTTTTTAGGATGTATTGATGAATTGTCAAATGCTTATGGTACTTTTAGGATGGGTTTCCAGAAAAAGAGTGAGAAAGCAAAATGCACCAAAGCCTAGCATATTcctttaaagtttacaaaaaaaatgaaaaagaaagtgATCCGATGTTGATTGAACTCGTGAACTCTCGAAAGATGAATCAAAGTGTGCAGCCGCTGTGCCAAGGGTGTTATACTTGccaaaagatataataaaacgATAATAACTTGtaacttttgaatatttaattaaaaacagaaaaaagtgAAAATATACACAACGGGAATCGAACACGGCTTATTGTGTGATAAGGGTACACTAAGAGTAGAAGGGCTTGCCACTAGGCTATGGTGGATATTCGATATCAGAGTAAATGTGAACTTATTTATTCACAGACGATAGATTTATATGATCTGGATATCATTTTAAGTATTCAGGATagctttccaaaaacaaattcctttaaagtttacaaaaaaaaaatgaaaaagaatgtgaTCTGATGTTGATTGAACTCGTGAACTCTCGATAGATTAATCCAAGTGTGCAGCCGTTGTACCAAGGGTCTTATACTTGCCAAAAGCTACAATAAAACGAAAATAacgtttgaatatttaattaaaaacaaaaaaaaaagtgagtaTACGCAACGGGGATCGAACACGACTTATTGTGTGATAAGGGTACACTAAGAGTAGAAGGGCTTGCCACTAGGCTACGTTGGTTATTCGATAACAGAGTAAATGTGAACTCATTTATTCACAGAcgatagatttatataatctggatatcattttatgtattcaggatggctttccaaaaacaaataagCAAATCAGATAACCAAGTTATAAGAACACTAGGCCAAACCATTACAAAATAGTGAAAAACATTgaacaagttttttatttaggttgttaattgaagaaacaacacaagagaaacaaaagtgcttattcatttaaaataaaaactgaaaatcaaacataatgtggtccttaaaaacataaaaagagaaGACGATAACATGAAATTACTCATGATGGAGCCAACTTTCGCCAAGTTTATCCCAATCAGGGACTTTGACCTTCACATCAGCAAGCATTCCTTCCGCTTCCGAGtgctcttctttgagtttctccaactcagcagttaaatcaaattttccaTCAGCTTTGATAATATCTTCAAGCAACTCGATTTGGACAGCAATTGAATTTGCTTTGCTGGATGCAAGATTCCAATCATTCTCAGATAGCCTGTATTCGTTGGACAAACGAAGAAGAGCCCTGTAATGTTCCACAGTTTCCTTCTTCCCCTTCTTGAAACCTTCGGCGGCATCACATCCGTAAACCTCCTCTATGGgacgcttcatcatcttctttgaaCTTCCTTCCATTGAAACTTTGTCCTGCAACAAAATCGAAACTAAGATGTTAcgataaaatagaaatagaaaaaagttCATGAATTGAatggaaaatgagaaaaatcgAAAACTAACTTGTATTGCAAAAGGATATATCAAGCGAAATGAAGTGAGTGAATAAAAGGTCTGATATCGTCCCTTATATTTATAGAACAAAAAGGAACTCTTCGATTATTGAAGTCAGTTAAAATAAACTCTTGATTATTGTGGAACTCTTCGATTATTGAAGTCAGTTACTGAAATAACCAATCATATAACACCCAATCTTGACGAAAAGAAACTCTTCGTTACTGAGTTACATGATGTCGTTTGGAAGAGACTCTTCGATTCctgagatatatgtttgaacaaaaaaaaaaaaaatcacccattactcgtaggagagtcgaacccgggtcgatcaaatgtttcggtatcataggtttcgtggtttagccgctaggctgaggagaatcatctgttagttgcttccacataattgaatttacccatacaatttatagtataatacatTGGAAAGATCTTTGATAGTTCAGGATGGGCTTCCGATTGCGCAAAATGTGATTCctgagatatatgtttgaacaaaaaaaaaaaaaatcacccattactcgtaggagagtcgaacccgggtcgatcaaatgtttcggtatcataggtttcgtggtttagccgctaggctgaggagaatcatctgttagttgcttccacataattgaatttacccatacaatttatagtataatacattggaaagatctttgatagttcaggatgggcttccgattgcgacaaatgtgattcctgagatatattttgaacaaaaaaaaaaaatcacccattactcgtaggagagtcgaacccgggtcgatcaaatgtttcggtatcataggtttcgtggttcagccgctaggctgaggagaatcatctgttagttgcttccacataattgaattacccatacaatttatagtataatacattggaaagatctttgatagttcaggatgggcttccgattgcgacaaatgtgattcctgagatatatgtttgaacaaaaaaaaaatcacccttactcgtaggagagtcgaacccgggtcgatcaaatgtttcggtatcatagtttcgtggtttagccgctaggctgaggagaatcatctgttagttgcttcacataattgaatttaccatacaatttatagtataatacattggaaagatctttgatagttcaggatgggcttccgattgcgacaaatgtgattcctgagattatgttttgaacaaaaaaaaaaaatcaccttactcgtaggagagtcgaacccgggtcgatcaaatgtttcggtatcataggtttcgtggtttagccgctaggctgaggagaatcatctgttagttgcttccacataattgaatttacccatacaatttatagtataaaaATTGTATTACAAAAGTTGGATGTTACAAAGTTGGATGGGATTCCAGAATAGttgaatactttttttttttctagcaaagaagtttaaactaaaaattgaaATGAGATCAAAGAT includes the following:
- the LOC125603628 gene encoding protein AGENET DOMAIN (AGD)-CONTAINING P1-like, encoding MNEITKETPGSPIAQQNIETPVLTPIQTQQETHELMNEIISPNISDTQPNTRARRNLLTEQNKDVESRVQNPFEIGANVEISSQDDNTCHKWYPGNVLATYLVDGVEMVKVEYFVPSLDEKKRKRSVETRVSIDRIRPQPPPERSGAKKSYELMQDVEAFDNGAWCAGKVKVILFDGSCFVSLNNSKEQIYFHHSEMRKPRKWVDGVWEMTKKMEEEQTQSVNPSEGDGDKKGKAKAVACKKNEAAGPSEDGVGKMAKEVIKMNKIHLN